GGTCGCAATCCACCAGCCGCCCGGGACCGCCTCGAACGGGGGCGGTGGCGCCCCCCGCCCCGCCCGGACCTGCACGACGTCCGGCGCGAGGACCGGGAAGGTCAACGCGAGACACGCCCGCACCACCCGGTCGCGCGCCCACGGCAGCCACGCGCCGCCCTCCGGGTCGGGCAGGCTCACGTGCACGACGTCCAACTCCCCCGCCCCCGCCGCCCGCGTCATGCGCGGCGCCGCCGGCAGGTCGCCCGGCGCGAACGCGAGGACGTCGCCGTCGCGGTCGGCGGTGAGGCGGAGCGGGGGCTCCACCGCCGCGTAGCGCGGGGCGGGCGCCGCGAAGCCGGCGTCGTACGCCGCCATGCGTTCCGCCTCCACCGCCCGCGCGCGGGCCTCGAGGCGCGCCCGGTCGCGCAGCCCGAGCCGCGTGGGGTCCTCCAGCGCCGCGGCGACCTCCGCCGCCTCCGCCTCCAACGCCTCGACGTCGGACGCCGGCGCGGTCGCGGCGTCCCCCTCGAGCGCTCCGCGCCCGTCGTCGGCGCCGCCGTCCCGCCGGCGGACGCCCCGCCGCCAGCCCTCCACGCCCCCCCGCCAGCGCACCAGCACGCCGTCCTCCACCGTCGCGACGTCGCGCGCCACGGCGTCGGCGAAGCGGACGTCGTGCGTCACCACCACCCCGGCGGTGCCCGGGGCGCGCAGCAGGTCCTCGAGGCGTTCCAGGCCGCCTACGTCCAGGTCGTCCTCCGGCGTCTCGAGCAGCACCAGGTCCGCCTCCGAAGCCGCGAGCGCCGCCAGGCCGGCCCGCGCCCGCTCACCGCCCGACAGCGCGTCGGGGGTGGCGCGCCAGCGGTCGTGCGGGAGACCGAACGCCGCCAACAGCGACGCGGCGCGCCCGTCGTCCACCCAGCGCGTCACGGCCGCCCACGGCGACGCCCCCGCCAACCCCCGGTCGCGCCGGGATGCGAACCGGACCCGCGCGCCCGGCCGCACCGTCACGGTGCCCGCGTCGGGGCGGACCTCCGCCGCCAACGCCCGCAGCAGCGCCGCGGGCCCGCCCCCGCCCTGCCCGAGGATCGCCAGGACCTCGCCGTCCTCCAACCGCAGCGACGCCCGCACGCCCGCCGCCCCGTCCCCGCCCACGCGCAGGTCGGCGGCGTGCAGCAGCGGACCGCGCCCCCGCCCCTCGCGGACCGTCGTGCGCCCCACCGGGCGGGGCCCCATCGCCGCCGTCCGGCGGCCGTGCCCCCAGGCGGGGGCCGCGACGTCGAACGGCTGGCGGACGCTCCAAAGCCGCCCGCCCTTCACCTGCGCCGTCTGGCGCGCGATGCGCGCCAACCACGCCCGGTCGTGGCTCGCCGCGACGAGCGTCGTCTGCGCGGGCAGCGCCTCGACCTGCGCGGCGAACGCGTCGCGTTCGGGGACCGTGAGGCCGTTCGTCGGTTCGTCCAGCAGCAGCAGGTCCGGGCGGGTCGCTTCGGCGACCGCCCACGCCACCCGCCGGCGCGCGTCCGGCGGGAGGTCCGCGAGGCGCGTCGCGGGCGGCGCGCCGCCCGCCGCCGCCGTCACGGCGCGCGCGACGCGCCGTTCCGCGCGCCACCCACCGGCCGCCTCGAACGCCTCCTGCAGTGCCCCGTAGCGCCGCAGGTCCCCGCCGCCGGCCGCCAAGCGGTCCGCCTCGCGCGCCATGGCGGCCTCCGCCCGCCGGACCGGCGCGAGCGCCTCCCGCACGGCGTCGGCCAGCGTCGCTTCGCGGTCGTCGAGGGCGAGGCCGTCCTGCCGGAGGTGCGCGATGCGCAGGCCCGGCGCCCGCACGACCCGCCCCTCCGCGGGCGCGCGCGCGCCGGCCAGCAGCGCCAGCAGCGTCGACTTGCCGGCACCGTTGGGCCCCACGACGCCCCACCGGTCGCCGGGCCGGACCGTCCAGTCGACGCGGTCGAGCACCGCCCGTTCGTCCGCCCACACCGTCACGCCCCGTAGCGACGCCAACGCATCCACGCCCCCAGGATACGCGCGCGCCCGGCGCGGGCCGGTGGCGTCCAGGCCGAGGACGCGCGCGCCCCCGCACCGCGCCGAGGCCCACGGACGGGGGAGGGCGACGCGGCGTACCCTGCCGCATGCCCGACGCGCTCGATCCCGCCCGCACCCGCGACCTCGCCCTCGGCCCCGTCCGTTCCGACGGGCGCTACGTGGTCTACCTCGTCGATGCCGCGCAGCGCGCCCGCCACAACCCCGCCCTCGAGGAGGCGCTGCACCTCGCGGGGGCGCTCGGCGTGCCGGTCGTCGCGGCGTTCGCGCTCGACGCCCAGGAGCCCGGCCTCGGTGAACGGTCGGCGGCGTACCTCCTCGACGGGCTCGTGGACCTGCGCGACGCCCTCGCGGTGCGCGGCGTGGCGTTCGCCGTCCGCTACGCCGACCCCGCGACCCTCGCGCACGCCCTCGCCCCCGACGCCGCGGCGCTGGTCCTCGACCGCGGCTACCTCCGTCACCAACGCGCCTGGCGCGCCCGCCTCGCCCGCGAAGCGTCGCTGCGCGTCCGCGAGGTGGAGGGCGACGTCGTCGTCCCGGTCGACGTCGTCACCGACAAACGCGAGTGGGCGGCCCGCACGATCCGCCCGAAGCTCTGGCGGCACGCCGAGGCGCACCTGGTGCGCCCCACGCCCCAGCCGGTCGCCGTCCCCGCCGGCGATCCCCGGCTCGCCGACGGCCTGCCGCCCGTCGACCTCGACGACCTGGGCGGCGTCCTGGCGCACCTCCGCCTGGACGACCGGGCCGCGCCGGTCGCGCTGGAGGTCGGCGGGGAACGCGCCGCCGACCTCCGGTTCGAGGGGTTCCTCAATTCGCGCTTCGCGGCGTACGCCGCGCACCGCAACCAACCGCAGACCGACGACGTGAGCCACCTCAGCAAGGCGCTTCGCTACGGGCACCTCTCGGTCGTCGACGTCGCCCTCCGGGCGCGCGACGCGGCGAGCGACGCCGCCTCGCTCGACGCCTTCCTCGAGGAGCTCGTGGTGCGGCGGGAGTTGGCGATCAACTTCGTCGCGTTCTCCGAGGACTACGACGCGTACGCCACCCTCCCCCCGTGGGCCCGCACCACCCTCGCCGAGCACGCGAGCGACGCGCGGGACGAGGTGTACGACGAAGCGACGTTCGAGGCCGCCGCGACGCACGACCCGTACTGGAACGCCGCGATGCGCGAGATGCGCGCGACGGGCTACATGCATAACTACATGCGGATGTACTGGGGGAAGAAGGTCCTCGAGTGGACCTCCGACCCCGAAGCCGGCTTCGAGCTGCTGCGGACCCTGAACGACCGCTGGTTCCTCGACGGGCGCTCCCCGAACGGGTACGCCGGCGTCGCCTGGACGTTCGGGCTGCACGACCGGGCGTGGACCGAACGCGCGGTGTTCGGCAAGGTCCGCTACATGAACGCCGCGGGCCTGAAACGCAAGGCGGATCCCGACGCCTACGTCGCGAAGGTCGCGCGCCTCGAGGCGGAGGCGCACGCCGCGGACGGCGGGCGGTTCCGGCGCTGAACCCGGCAGCGCGACCGGCGGGCCGCCCCCCGCCGGGTAGACTCGCCGCGTGAAGCGCTTCACCGTCCGCGGCACCAACCAGGGGTTCGTCTGCCTGCACTGCGGCGCGGACGTCGCCCCCCTCGCGGGCGGATCGGTCCGCAACCACTGTCCCGCCTGCCTCTGGTCGCTGCACGTCGACGTCGACCCGGGCGACCGGGCGTCCGACTGCGGCGGTCCGCTCGCGCCGGTCGGTGCGGAATCGGTCGGGGGGAAGGGCTGGCGGATCGTGCACCGCTGCACCGTCTGCGGCGCCGAACGCCGCAACAAGGCGGCGCTCGACGACCCGACCCAACCCGACGACTACGACGCGCTGATCCGCCTCACCCTCCCGGTCGGCGCGCAGGAGGTCCCCACGTGACGTCCGTCCCCACGCCCCCCGACCCCGACGCCACCTTCGATCCCCTCCGCGACCGCCTGTTCGTCGCCGACGCCGTGCGGACCCTCGAGGACGGCGTCCCGGCCGGCGCGGTGGAGGGCGACGCGGTCGCGGTCCGCGGCGGCCGCATCCTCGGGGTGGGCGCCGCCGCCGACCTCGCGCCCCGCCTCGCGGACGGCTTCGAACGCGTCGAGCTTCCCGGCGCGACGTTGACGCCCGGCTTTCACGATGCGCACGTCCACCTCGGCTACCACGGGCTCGAACGCGCGCAGGTGCCGCTGGGGGACACGACCTCGTTCGACGCGGCGATCGCCCGCCTCGCCGAGCGCGCGGCCGCCCTCCCGCCCGGCACGTGGGTCGAGGGCGCCGGCTTCGCGCTGCAACGCTGGGGCGTCCGCCGGCCCGACCGCGCGCCGCTGGACGCCGCGCTGCCCGACCACCCGGTCCTGATGCGCAGCCAGGACCACCACGGCGCCCTCGCGAACGCCGCCGCGCTCGCCGCCGCCGGCGTCGATGCGGCGACGCCCGACCCGCCCGGCGGGGAGGTCGTCCGCCGAGCCGACGGCACCCCGACCGGCGAACTGCTGGAGCGCGCCGTCGAGCTCGTGGCCGGCGCCGTGCCCGCCCCCAGCGACGCGGCGCTCGCGGCGGCCCTGTACGACGGCGCGCGGCACCTCGCGTCGCTCGGCGTGACGACCGTTCACCACATGG
Above is a window of Trueperaceae bacterium DNA encoding:
- a CDS encoding deoxyribodipyrimidine photo-lyase, with protein sequence MPDALDPARTRDLALGPVRSDGRYVVYLVDAAQRARHNPALEEALHLAGALGVPVVAAFALDAQEPGLGERSAAYLLDGLVDLRDALAVRGVAFAVRYADPATLAHALAPDAAALVLDRGYLRHQRAWRARLAREASLRVREVEGDVVVPVDVVTDKREWAARTIRPKLWRHAEAHLVRPTPQPVAVPAGDPRLADGLPPVDLDDLGGVLAHLRLDDRAAPVALEVGGERAADLRFEGFLNSRFAAYAAHRNQPQTDDVSHLSKALRYGHLSVVDVALRARDAASDAASLDAFLEELVVRRELAINFVAFSEDYDAYATLPPWARTTLAEHASDARDEVYDEATFEAAATHDPYWNAAMREMRATGYMHNYMRMYWGKKVLEWTSDPEAGFELLRTLNDRWFLDGRSPNGYAGVAWTFGLHDRAWTERAVFGKVRYMNAAGLKRKADPDAYVAKVARLEAEAHAADGGRFRR
- a CDS encoding RNHCP domain-containing protein, giving the protein MKRFTVRGTNQGFVCLHCGADVAPLAGGSVRNHCPACLWSLHVDVDPGDRASDCGGPLAPVGAESVGGKGWRIVHRCTVCGAERRNKAALDDPTQPDDYDALIRLTLPVGAQEVPT
- a CDS encoding ATP-binding cassette domain-containing protein yields the protein MDALASLRGVTVWADERAVLDRVDWTVRPGDRWGVVGPNGAGKSTLLALLAGARAPAEGRVVRAPGLRIAHLRQDGLALDDREATLADAVREALAPVRRAEAAMAREADRLAAGGGDLRRYGALQEAFEAAGGWRAERRVARAVTAAAGGAPPATRLADLPPDARRRVAWAVAEATRPDLLLLDEPTNGLTVPERDAFAAQVEALPAQTTLVAASHDRAWLARIARQTAQVKGGRLWSVRQPFDVAAPAWGHGRRTAAMGPRPVGRTTVREGRGRGPLLHAADLRVGGDGAAGVRASLRLEDGEVLAILGQGGGGPAALLRALAAEVRPDAGTVTVRPGARVRFASRRDRGLAGASPWAAVTRWVDDGRAASLLAAFGLPHDRWRATPDALSGGERARAGLAALAASEADLVLLETPEDDLDVGGLERLEDLLRAPGTAGVVVTHDVRFADAVARDVATVEDGVLVRWRGGVEGWRRGVRRRDGGADDGRGALEGDAATAPASDVEALEAEAAEVAAALEDPTRLGLRDRARLEARARAVEAERMAAYDAGFAAPAPRYAAVEPPLRLTADRDGDVLAFAPGDLPAAPRMTRAAGAGELDVVHVSLPDPEGGAWLPWARDRVVRACLALTFPVLAPDVVQVRAGRGAPPPPFEAVPGGWWIAT